From Etheostoma cragini isolate CJK2018 chromosome 17, CSU_Ecrag_1.0, whole genome shotgun sequence, one genomic window encodes:
- the LOC117959990 gene encoding phosphoglycerate mutase 1-like yields MAVHKLVLIRHGESSWNQENRFCGWFDADLSETGEKEAKRGGHALKDAGFEFDICYTSVLKRATRTLWLVLDSIDQMWVPVHRTWRLNERHYGGLTGLNKAETAAKHGEAQVKIWRRSFDIPPPPMGPDHDYYRIISKDRRYADLAEDQLPSCESLKDTIARALPFWNEEIAPQIKQGKRVLIAAHGNSLRGIVKHLEGMSDEAIMELNLPTGIPILYELDKNLKPVKPMQFLGDEETVRKAMEAVAAQGKAKK; encoded by the exons ATGGCTGTCCACAAATTGGTGTTGATTCGCCACGGAGAGAGCAGCTGGAACCAAGAGAATCGGTTCTGCGGCTGGTTCGATGCAGATTTGAGCGAAACAGGGGAGAAGGAGGCGAAGAGAGGTGGACATGCCCTAAAAG ATGCCGGCTTTGAGTTTGACATTTGCTACACCTCCGTGCTGAAGCGAGCCACTAGGACACTTTGGCTGGTCCTGGACAGCATTGACCAGATGTGGGTGCCGGTGCATCGGACCTGGCGGCTCAATGAGCGCCACTACGGAGGCCTGACAGGGCTGAACAAGGCAGAGACAGCCGCGAAGCACGGAGAGGCTCAGGTGAAAATCTGGAGACGCTCATTTGATATCCCTCCTCCCCCCATGGGCCCCGACCATGACTACTACAGAATCATCAGCAAG GATCGTCGCTATGCAGACCTGGCTGAGGACCAGCTTCCTTCCTGCGAGAGCCTTAAGGACACCATCGCTCGGGCGCTGCCCTTCTGGAACGAAGAGATCGCACCTCAAATCAAACAGGGAAAGAGAGTGCTCATCGCTGCCCATGGAAACAGTCTAAGGGGAATCGTTAAGCACCTGGAGG GAATGTCAGATGAAGCCATCATGGAGCTGAACCTGCCAACGGGCATCCCCATCCTCTACGAGCTCGACAAGAACCTGAAGCCTGTGAAGCCGATGCAGTTCCTGGGAGATGAGGAGACCGTACGCAAAGCCATGGAGGCTGTGGCTGCACAAGGAAAGGCCAAGAAGtaa